Proteins encoded by one window of Lycium barbarum isolate Lr01 chromosome 11, ASM1917538v2, whole genome shotgun sequence:
- the LOC132619743 gene encoding uncharacterized protein LOC132619743 has translation MAHIMSVKGNNLKEKEIESILIKKFSETFTKGALTWYSRFPEHLIGSYAILADTFIKAHMRARNLKTGKTDILSISQGESELIRDFVTLFQKERILLPAVPNEWVAEAFNKGLNPLSSDASRKLKENLLEFQATTWEDVHNRYESKIWV, from the coding sequence ATGGCACACATTATGTCGGTCAAAGGAAACAATCTAAAGGAAAAAGAAATAGAATCTATCCTGATCAAGAAATTTAGTGAGACGTTTACTAAGGGTGCCTTGACCTGGTATTCTCGTTTTCCTGAACATTTGATTGGCTCATATGCCATATTGGCAGATACTTTTATCAAAGCGCATATGAGGGCCCGAAATTTGAAGACTGGGAAGACGGATATCCTCTCTATCTCACAGGGAGAGTCGGAATTGATTCGGGATTTCGTTACCCTGTTTCAGAAGGAGCGGATACTGTTGCCGGCAGTCCCAAACGAATGGGTCGCTGAAGCTTTTAACAAGGGTTTGAATCCTCTAAGTTCGGATGCCTCACGCAAACTTAAGGAGAATCTCTTGGAATTCCAAGCCACAACATGGGAGGATGTGCATAATAGGTACGAGTCAAAGATCTGGGTGTAA
- the LOC132618890 gene encoding IQ domain-containing protein IQM4-like, producing MMTVMRQNSFRGTESETIIQSNGVDKKNSIIGRNCEPLKLTLETTLSFKNLVQDSGKAKSPFPDPAIMFSPRPVCELDGAAVKLQKVYKSYRTRRNLADCAVVVEELWWKALDFAALKRSSVSFFNVEKPETAVSRWARARTRAAKVGKGLSKDEKAQKLALQHWLEAIDPRHRYGHNLHFYYDLWFESESSQPFFYWLDVGDGKEINLEKCPRTKLHYQCIKYLGPKERESHEVVIENGKLVYKQSGGFVQSVEGSKSIFVLSTTRTLYVGQKQKGKFQHSSFLSGGAITAAGRLVAHAGILEAIWPYSGHYHPTEEHFSEFISFLEERNVDLTNVKRCAVDDDYLSFNASNEGSNSQPSVDAKESKQRSTSNVGDSTEKSIKTSRHQDKRPEDIIIDKKAPAFSFAKHLSSKWTTGTGPRIGCVRDYPTELQFRALEQVNLSPRVANGGFNYSGPIPSPRPSPNIRLSPRIAHMGLPSPRTPISATN from the exons ATGATGACAGTGATGAGACAAAACAGTTTCAGAGGAACAGAGTCAGAAACCATAATCCAATCAAATGGGGTTGATAAGAAGAATTCGATAATTGGAAGAAATTGTGAGCCCCTGAAACTTACGCTAGAGACCACACTATCATTCAAAAATCTAGTTCAAGATTCAGGGAAGGCAAAATCACCCTTTCCTGATCCTGCAATTATGTTTTCACCACGACCTGTTTGCGAGCTCGATGGTGCAGCTGTCAAGCTTCAAAAAGTATACAAGAGTTATAGGACTAGAAGAAATCTGGCTGATTGTGCTGTTGTGGTCGAAGAATTATG GTGGAAGGCATTAGATTTTGCAGCTCTGAAGAGAAGTTCTGTTTCATTTTTCAATGTTGAAAAGCCGGAAACTGCTGTTTCTCGATGGGCCCGAGCACGTACAAGAGCTGCCAAAGTTGGAAAAGGATTGTCTAAAGATGAGAAAGCTCAAAAATTGGCTCTGCAACATTGGCTAGAAGCT ATTGATCCACGACATCGGTATGGACACAACTTGCACTTCTACTATGATTTGTGGTTTGAGAGTGAAAGCTCTCAACCTTTCTTCTACTG GTTGGACGTTGGAGATGGGAAAGAAATAAATCTTGAGAAATGTCCTAGGACAAAATTGCACTATCAATGCATCAAATATCTCGGACCA AAGGAGCGCGAATCACATGAAGTAGTTATTGAGAACGGGAAGCTTGTATATAAACAAAGTGGTGGTTTCGTTCAGTCAGTAGAGGGTTCAAAGTCGATCTTTGTTCTTAGCACAACAAGAACATTGTATGTAGGACAGAAGCAAAAGGGCAAATTTCAACATTCAAGTTTTCTATCAGGTGGTGCAATCACAGCAGCTGGAAGACTAGTTGCTCATGCTGGAATTTTGGAG GCTATTTGGCCATACAGTGGTCATTATCACCCAACGGAAGAGCACTTCAGCGAGTTCATTAGCTTTCTTGAAGAGCGCAATGTTGACCTTACAAATGTTAAG AGATGTGCAGTTGATGATGACTATCTTTCATTTAACGCTAGCAACGAGGGCTCAAACAGCCAACCATCTGTGGATGCAAAAGAATCCAAACAAAGAAGCACGTCTAATGTGGGCGATTCAACTGAGAAATCCATCAAAACTAGTCGTCACCAAGACAAGAGACCGGAGGACATCATCATCGATAAGAAAGCACCAGCATTTAGCTTCGCTAAACATTTGTCTAGCAAATGGACAACTGGAACTGGACCTCGCATTGGTTGTGTTAGGGATTACCCTACAGAATTACAATTCCGAGCACTTGAACAAGTTAATTTGTCGCCTCGGGTGGCCAATGGAGGCTTCAATTACTCTGGTCCGATCCCTTCACCAAGGCCAAGTCCAAACATTAGGCTATCTCCTAGAATTGCACATATGGGACTACCTAGTCCTCGAACACCTATTTCTGCCACTAACTAA